A window of the bacterium genome harbors these coding sequences:
- a CDS encoding RNA polymerase factor sigma-32: MSKRPKKASAAVVPEVLATKAQDGDLTHQASSNEIIKYDPLERYISEIRSIPQLSAEEEHELAVKFKTLGDTQAGYKLVTANLRMVVNLAREYQRNIRNVLDLIQEGNMGLLEAVKKFDPFRGIRFPAYATFWVRAYILRYLINNLRLVKIGTTQAQRKLFFNLRKEKARLEAEGFKPEPKLIAHRLSVKESDVIEMEQRLLMPEMSIDAPVSTDPDAPTLHGILADNAESIEDQLARKQLQEAIRNALQELEGTLDPKEMAVVKRRLLADEPETLQVIADEFKLSRERIRQIEGQVKEKLKNYLAQKLGAEVTGIETIKSDEVE, translated from the coding sequence ATGAGCAAACGCCCCAAAAAGGCTAGCGCTGCCGTCGTCCCAGAGGTTCTTGCCACAAAGGCGCAAGACGGAGATTTAACTCATCAAGCTAGCTCGAATGAGATCATTAAGTATGACCCGCTTGAGCGTTATATTTCAGAAATTCGCTCTATACCCCAACTCAGTGCCGAAGAAGAACATGAACTTGCAGTGAAATTTAAAACCTTAGGCGATACCCAAGCCGGTTATAAATTAGTGACTGCAAACTTACGCATGGTTGTAAACCTTGCCCGCGAGTACCAGCGCAATATCCGTAACGTCTTGGATCTGATCCAAGAGGGGAACATGGGCCTGCTGGAAGCTGTGAAAAAGTTTGATCCCTTTCGTGGGATTCGTTTCCCGGCTTACGCAACGTTTTGGGTCAGAGCTTATATCCTCAGATATCTGATTAATAATTTACGCTTGGTAAAAATCGGCACGACTCAAGCGCAGCGCAAGTTGTTTTTTAATTTACGTAAAGAGAAAGCCCGCCTCGAAGCTGAAGGATTTAAACCTGAACCGAAATTAATTGCGCATCGCCTCAGCGTAAAAGAATCTGATGTGATTGAAATGGAACAACGCTTACTGATGCCAGAGATGAGCATCGATGCCCCTGTTTCTACAGATCCTGATGCGCCGACCTTGCATGGTATTTTAGCCGACAACGCTGAAAGCATTGAAGATCAACTCGCCCGTAAGCAACTACAAGAAGCGATACGTAACGCTCTGCAAGAACTTGAAGGCACGCTTGACCCCAAGGAAATGGCAGTTGTAAAGCGTAGGTTATTGGCAGACGAGCCGGAAACGCTGCAAGTTATTGCTGATGAATTTAAACTTAGTCGTGAACGCATTCGGCAAATCGAAGGGCAAGTCAAGGAGAAGCTTAAAAATTATCTAGCACAAAAGCTCGGTGCTGAAGTGACTGGGATTGAAACGATAAAGTCGGATGAGGTTGAATAA
- a CDS encoding RsmE family RNA methyltransferase, which translates to MNLLIIEKSDLLDIRTALVADDRARHLIEIKKVKLGTEIAVGLIDSWLGKARVVELQAKQVKLEIIEQAEVEREFDLTLLLALPRPQLLKKVLQIAGMWGVKEIIFSGSEKVEKSYFQSIVLEPQTLKKHLVDGMSQGVNIFLPQVRVEKHLKQALELIQNTKDKFLAEKTAEQKLINFYVHNREKSNYDKILVALGPEGGFMPSEIDAFVQSGFLMFNISPYVLRVDVALSAALAQLYLARSSTINGI; encoded by the coding sequence ATGAATCTCTTAATTATCGAAAAGTCTGATTTACTTGATATCAGAACAGCACTCGTTGCTGACGATCGGGCGCGACATTTAATTGAAATAAAAAAAGTTAAACTCGGCACCGAAATAGCAGTTGGCCTAATCGATAGTTGGCTCGGCAAAGCTCGAGTCGTGGAACTTCAAGCTAAGCAGGTAAAGCTTGAAATCATTGAACAAGCTGAAGTTGAGAGGGAATTTGATCTGACACTGTTACTGGCCCTGCCACGCCCGCAACTTTTGAAAAAAGTTCTACAAATAGCTGGAATGTGGGGAGTAAAAGAGATTATCTTTTCAGGTTCCGAGAAAGTAGAGAAAAGCTATTTCCAATCGATCGTGCTTGAGCCACAAACACTCAAAAAACATTTAGTCGATGGCATGTCTCAAGGAGTAAATATCTTTTTGCCTCAAGTCAGGGTTGAGAAGCACCTCAAGCAGGCCCTAGAATTGATACAAAATACAAAAGACAAGTTTCTTGCCGAAAAAACTGCCGAGCAAAAGCTCATCAATTTCTATGTGCACAATCGTGAAAAATCTAATTATGACAAGATTTTAGTCGCACTAGGGCCTGAAGGCGGCTTTATGCCTTCGGAAATTGATGCATTTGTCCAATCGGGATTTTTGATGTTTAATATCTCGCCGTACGTGCTCAGGGTGGATGTGGCGCTTTCAGCCGCGCTTGCCCAGTTATATCTAGCGCGTTCGTCGACCATAAATGGGATCTAA
- a CDS encoding helix-turn-helix domain-containing protein, translating to MRSRVGIKPGIRKIAEALGRHRTTIVRELERNRSQQAYLWCGYDIWQRAKYADESAKKRQKRSHKRMRLKCQEIKDFGWHVYVRTDGVQRK from the coding sequence ATGAGAAGCAGAGTTGGGATCAAACCAGGGATTCGAAAAATAGCCGAAGCCTTGGGTCGGCATCGAACGACAATAGTGCGTGAGCTTGAAAGAAACCGTAGTCAGCAAGCTTATTTGTGGTGTGGGTATGATATTTGGCAAAGAGCCAAATATGCCGATGAATCAGCTAAGAAAAGGCAGAAACGTAGTCACAAGCGGATGCGGTTAAAGTGTCAGGAAATTAAAGATTTTGGATGGCACGTTTATGTTCGGACGGATGGAGTCCAGAGGAAATAG
- a CDS encoding ATP-binding protein translates to MAKASRDLLDQLNPWWQNHGHRYKLFDRKDYTAELVNRQDRLIQVLTGGRRVGKTSILRTVINNLLHQKVKPQHIIFITGELREIKEQGIRRTIEILILRLKADYRAEFHIFIDEVQEIPKWQEEIKLFYDTTHFRFYVSGSSSLILTRQTAKLTGRYRLQHVLPFSFLEFIKFNEGRIGDGSKHHSNALKEKYLDEYLRIGGYPEYVINKDPAYLRQCVESTLYRELLTEYGIRNPALLQDLIYFLADKVTNEVSVKRIQKDLKIDDKTARYYLKYLQDVYLIYPVYRAGKSNRITKGSNPKYYFNDPGVLTLMGKTPRLGHQAENCVFLQLLRKQLLQEIPRIEYDIIEGQEVDFVVDGKYYEVKAVDEINLDLLEQYADLGKKIAIISLKSVKNYQNKFSALSLSELKDFLTADSVK, encoded by the coding sequence ACAGATATAAATTATTCGATAGAAAAGATTATACTGCAGAGCTGGTAAATCGCCAGGACCGACTAATCCAAGTCCTAACAGGAGGGCGCCGCGTCGGGAAAACTAGTATCTTGCGCACAGTGATTAACAACCTGCTGCATCAAAAAGTAAAACCACAACATATTATTTTCATCACTGGAGAATTGCGTGAGATTAAAGAACAAGGAATTCGTAGAACAATTGAAATTTTAATATTACGCCTAAAAGCTGATTATCGGGCTGAATTTCATATTTTTATCGATGAAGTTCAAGAAATACCCAAATGGCAAGAGGAGATTAAGCTCTTTTATGATACAACACACTTTAGGTTTTATGTATCTGGCTCATCGAGTTTAATCCTTACCAGACAAACAGCTAAACTGACCGGACGTTATCGATTGCAACATGTCCTTCCGTTTAGTTTTTTAGAATTTATTAAATTTAATGAAGGTAGAATTGGTGACGGAAGTAAGCATCATTCCAATGCGCTGAAGGAAAAGTATTTGGATGAATATTTAAGGATTGGCGGTTATCCTGAATATGTAATTAATAAGGATCCCGCTTATTTACGTCAATGTGTTGAATCAACTCTATATCGCGAATTACTTACTGAATACGGCATCAGAAACCCAGCTTTACTGCAAGATCTAATATATTTTTTAGCAGATAAAGTTACCAACGAAGTCAGCGTAAAACGCATCCAAAAAGATTTAAAAATAGATGATAAAACTGCGCGATATTATTTAAAATATCTGCAAGACGTGTATTTGATTTATCCAGTATATCGAGCGGGTAAATCGAATCGAATTACAAAAGGTAGTAATCCGAAATATTATTTTAATGACCCGGGAGTTTTAACTCTAATGGGTAAAACTCCGCGTCTAGGTCATCAAGCTGAAAATTGCGTTTTTCTACAATTGCTCAGAAAACAATTGTTACAAGAAATACCGCGCATTGAATACGACATTATCGAAGGTCAGGAAGTAGATTTTGTCGTCGATGGAAAATACTACGAAGTTAAAGCAGTTGATGAGATCAATCTTGATTTACTCGAGCAATATGCTGATCTTGGAAAGAAAATAGCAATTATTTCACTAAAATCAGTTAAAAATTATCAAAATAAATTTTCAGCTTTAAGTCTGAGCGAGCTTAAGGATTTTTTGACGGCGGATTCAGTCAAGTAA